A region from the Palaemon carinicauda isolate YSFRI2023 chromosome 9, ASM3689809v2, whole genome shotgun sequence genome encodes:
- the LOC137646959 gene encoding uncharacterized protein, with protein MSNEAWLKEHHSQIEERHVLATLKADKGDEAKLVSWSVVDFTEKGDNYATVVTSVEVSYTLRGKEGNVTYVVKVCPLRGLESMKALQEVFFGKETLFYKKIGPLMNEILVEHDIKPLPIPKFFYNSDEKGRELVFLEDLRPKGFKMFDRTVGMDARHSVMLLEALATFHGASLLLNEKISFKKLGERYPYLSMDWYNFSENAEQMLLEMFEPCMQTTADLLHSLGGYSEAEKWVLESKSVVCQKLARLLDPNGPYSVICHGDCWNNNILFRYDEDGNPVEVMLIDLQMSRVASLATDLNYFMMTSLTGEVRKTNEQLFLKAYSQKLNSMMSSAGKRLPFTFDDIVREFRRKHEYGLIFAVMIGFIIMAPKEEIPDFHEIKEEDIPKMVEEIKEKTLELIKKNPLLKSRFLATFEYMLEHGVF; from the exons A TGTCCAACGAAGCATGGCTGAAGGAACACCACTCGCAGATCGAGGAGCGTCACGTGCTGGCAACTTTGAAAGCAGACAAAGGCGACGAAGCGAAACTCGTGTCGTGGTCGGTCGTAGACTTCACGGAGAAGGGCGACAACTACGCGACTGTCGTCACTAGTGTCGAAGTATCCTACACGTTGAGAGGCAAAGAGGGTAATGTCACCTACGTTGTGAAAGTCTGTCCACTGCGAGGCTTGGAGAGCATGAAGGCCCTTCAGGAGGTATTTTTTGGAAAGGAGACACTATTTTACAAGAAAATTGGCCCCCTTATGAACGAAATCTTGGTCGAGCATGACATTAAGCCGCTCCCCATCCCAAAGTTCTTTTATAACTCGGATGAGAAAGGGAGAGAGCTAGTTTTCCTGGAGGATCTTCGACCAAAGGGATTCAAAATGTTCGACCGGACGGTTGGCATGGATGCCAGACACAGCGTGATGCTTCTGGAAGCATTAGCCACATTCCACGGTGCATCCTTGCTCCTGAATGAGAAAATCTCTTTCAAGAAACTGGGTGAACGTTACCCTTACCTATCAATGGACTGGTACAACTTTTCAGAAAACGCCGAACAGATGCTGCTTGAAATGTTTGAGCCTTGCATGCAGACCACGGCTGATTTACTGCACAGTCTCGGGGGATACAGCGAAGCAGAAAAATGGGTCCTGGAAAGCAAGAGCGTCGTTTGCCAAAAACTAGCTCGGCTTCTGGACCCTAATGGTCCTTATTCTGTGATTTGCCATGGGGACTGCtggaataataatattcttttcag GTACGACGAAGATGGGAACCCAGTCGAAGTCATGCTGATTGACCTACAGATGTCCAGGGTGGCATCACTCGCAACCGACCTGAACTATTTCATGATGACAAGCTTGACGGGTGAAGTCCGAAAAACGAACGAGCAATTGTTCCTGAAGGCTTACAGCCAGAAGCTGAACTCCATGATGTCCTCCGCTGGGAAGAGATTACCCTTTACCTTCGACGACATCGTTCGGGAGTTCCGAAGGAAACACGAGTACGGGCTCATTTTTGCCGTCATGATCGGCTTTATCATCATGGCACCCAAAGAGGAGATTCCAGATTTCCACGAAATTAAAGAGGAAGATATTCCGAAAATGGTGGAGGAAATCAAAGAAAAAACTTTGGAGTTGATCAAGAAAAACCCTCTTTTGAAGTCTCGATTTTTAGCTACGtttgagtatatgttggagcatggAGTGTTTTAG